Proteins encoded together in one Streptomyces sp. B1I3 window:
- a CDS encoding HAD family hydrolase: MQIKGVLFDFSGTLFRVEDVGSWFRAVLDERGPAMEPSDVERYVRRLTVAGALPGGPPPQRIPPHLAAVWASRDRSAPLHREAYTGLAREAALPEEDLYDALYERHMSPDAWQPYPDAPAVLRGLRDSGTAIGVVSNIGWDLRPVFRAHGLDELIDVYVLSCEHGIQKPDVRLFRTACTLLERDPADVVMVGDDRHADGGAAALGCDVRFVDHLPVAERPDGLRALGLVQDLA; this comes from the coding sequence ATGCAGATCAAGGGTGTGCTTTTCGATTTCTCCGGGACCCTCTTCCGCGTCGAGGACGTCGGCTCCTGGTTCCGGGCCGTCCTCGACGAGCGCGGCCCGGCCATGGAGCCGTCCGACGTCGAGCGGTACGTACGGCGGCTGACGGTTGCCGGGGCGCTGCCCGGCGGCCCGCCCCCGCAACGGATCCCGCCGCATCTCGCCGCCGTGTGGGCCTCACGTGACCGGAGCGCGCCACTGCACCGGGAGGCGTACACGGGCCTCGCGCGTGAGGCCGCGCTGCCGGAGGAGGACCTCTACGACGCGCTGTACGAGCGCCACATGAGCCCGGACGCCTGGCAGCCGTACCCCGACGCCCCCGCGGTACTGCGGGGCCTCCGCGACAGCGGGACCGCCATCGGTGTCGTGAGCAACATCGGCTGGGACCTCCGGCCCGTGTTCCGCGCGCACGGACTGGACGAGCTGATCGACGTCTACGTCCTGTCCTGCGAACACGGCATCCAGAAGCCGGATGTCCGCCTGTTCCGCACGGCGTGCACGCTGTTGGAGCGCGATCCGGCGGACGTGGTCATGGTCGGCGACGACCGCCACGCGGACGGAGGCGCGGCGGCGCTCGGCTGTGACGTGCGTTTCGTGGACCACCTGCCGGTGGCGGAGCGGCCGGACGGGCTCCGGGCCCTCGGACTGGTCCAGGACCTCGCGTGA
- a CDS encoding M56 family metallopeptidase translates to MLVSCTLLLLGALAAVVAPGLMARARWPEREPVVALWVWQCVVAGVLLSFGLSMTFSAAAAWQAVRGHVFAPAPHGVVEAYALGAYGPWSAVIAVLLALGGLWTAAMLVREIHRARLRRRRRRTELLVRSPLLPGEEPGSERLVVLEGERPDAWWLPGAAPQLVITTAALGRLKGRQLDAVLAHEQGHAQARHDWLLHCSAALATGFPQVPVFAAFRDEMHRLVELAADDVASRRFGRLTTALALVGLNEDRGVFGPFSAPDAQVPLRVNRLLAPVERLTAGRRLRLTAAAALVPVVPLLVAFVPGLRALG, encoded by the coding sequence ATGTTGGTCTCCTGCACGCTGCTGCTGCTCGGTGCACTGGCTGCCGTCGTCGCTCCGGGCCTGATGGCGCGGGCGCGGTGGCCGGAGCGCGAGCCGGTCGTGGCCCTGTGGGTCTGGCAGTGCGTGGTGGCGGGGGTCCTGCTGTCCTTCGGGCTCTCGATGACGTTCAGCGCGGCGGCCGCCTGGCAGGCGGTGCGCGGGCACGTCTTCGCCCCCGCCCCGCACGGCGTGGTCGAGGCCTACGCGCTCGGAGCGTATGGGCCGTGGTCGGCGGTCATCGCGGTGCTGCTGGCGCTCGGCGGACTGTGGACCGCCGCCATGCTCGTGCGCGAGATCCACCGGGCCCGGCTGCGCCGCAGGCGGCGGCGCACGGAACTGCTGGTCCGCTCTCCGCTGCTGCCCGGCGAGGAACCGGGCAGCGAGCGCCTCGTGGTGCTGGAGGGGGAACGCCCGGATGCCTGGTGGCTGCCGGGGGCTGCCCCCCAACTCGTCATCACCACCGCGGCTCTCGGACGGCTGAAAGGCCGTCAGCTCGATGCGGTGCTCGCTCACGAGCAGGGGCACGCGCAGGCTCGTCACGACTGGCTCCTGCACTGCTCGGCCGCGCTCGCGACCGGCTTCCCGCAGGTCCCGGTGTTCGCCGCGTTCCGCGACGAGATGCACCGCCTCGTCGAACTGGCGGCGGACGACGTGGCGTCACGGCGCTTCGGCCGGCTGACGACCGCGCTCGCCCTGGTCGGACTCAACGAGGACCGCGGGGTGTTCGGTCCCTTCTCCGCGCCGGACGCCCAGGTGCCGCTCCGGGTCAACCGGCTGCTCGCCCCGGTGGAACGTCTCACCGCGGGCCGCCGGTTGCGGCTGACGGCCGCGGCCGCCCTGGTGCCGGTCGTGCCGCTGCTGGTGGCGTTCGTGCCGGGACTCAGAGCTCTGGGATAG
- a CDS encoding DUF5134 domain-containing protein, whose translation MHGPALSGWLLMVLCATTGAYCLLRTRSGTEEERRTARAEAVMGFGMAAMTVPAALLPLPDRMWAVYAVVFGGAALRALVGARHSGHHLHHLVGSLAMVYMAVAMAPWAVPGGHGGHLAHGAAGTAGAAGGVPLLTGVLLAYYALYVLRSAGRLVPVATPAGVPAVPGGPGTAGIGRGLDLTPACRLTMAIAMFAMLLTL comes from the coding sequence GTGCACGGACCGGCGCTGTCCGGCTGGCTGCTGATGGTGTTGTGCGCGACCACGGGCGCGTACTGCCTGCTGCGTACGCGCAGCGGCACGGAAGAGGAACGCAGGACGGCACGCGCCGAGGCGGTGATGGGCTTCGGCATGGCCGCGATGACGGTGCCTGCGGCTCTGCTGCCGCTCCCGGACCGGATGTGGGCGGTGTACGCGGTGGTGTTCGGCGGTGCGGCGCTGCGCGCTCTCGTGGGCGCCCGGCACAGCGGCCACCACCTGCACCACCTGGTGGGGTCCCTGGCCATGGTCTACATGGCCGTGGCGATGGCCCCCTGGGCGGTTCCCGGCGGACACGGCGGCCACCTCGCGCACGGCGCCGCGGGGACCGCCGGGGCCGCAGGAGGTGTGCCCCTGCTGACGGGAGTCCTGCTGGCCTACTACGCGCTCTACGTACTGCGCTCGGCGGGCCGGCTGGTACCGGTGGCCACCCCGGCGGGCGTTCCGGCCGTCCCCGGCGGTCCCGGTACGGCCGGCATCGGCAGGGGGCTCGACCTGACTCCGGCGTGCAGACTGACGATGGCCATAGCCATGTTCGCCATGCTGCTCACATTGTGA
- a CDS encoding GNAT family N-acetyltransferase, translated as MDTAPAPGQAQLTFRHATEDDVPVLLRLVESAYRGDASRAGWTTEADILEGQRTDAEGVRDAVTAPSGRMLLAERDGEPVACCQLEHRGSAAYFGMFAVKPELQGAGLGKVIIAEAERAVRASWGVSEMHMTVITVREELIAWYERRGYRRTGELTPFPYGDERCGIPRRDDLVFELLVKKF; from the coding sequence ATGGACACCGCACCCGCCCCTGGCCAGGCACAGCTGACCTTCCGCCATGCGACCGAGGACGATGTGCCGGTCCTCCTGCGACTCGTCGAATCCGCCTACCGCGGGGACGCCAGCCGAGCCGGCTGGACCACGGAGGCGGACATCCTCGAGGGGCAGCGCACCGACGCGGAGGGAGTGCGCGACGCTGTCACCGCCCCGTCCGGGCGCATGCTCCTGGCCGAGCGCGACGGGGAGCCGGTCGCCTGCTGCCAGCTCGAACACCGCGGCTCGGCGGCGTACTTCGGCATGTTCGCGGTCAAGCCCGAGCTGCAGGGGGCGGGCCTCGGCAAGGTGATCATCGCCGAGGCGGAGCGCGCGGTCCGCGCGAGCTGGGGCGTGAGTGAGATGCACATGACGGTGATCACCGTCCGTGAGGAACTGATCGCCTGGTACGAGCGCCGGGGCTACCGCCGTACGGGAGAGCTGACCCCCTTCCCGTACGGCGACGAGCGCTGCGGCATCCCCCGGCGCGACGACCTGGTGTTCGAGCTGCTGGTCAAGAAGTTCTAG
- a CDS encoding glycerophosphodiester phosphodiesterase family protein, whose amino-acid sequence MTFQTIGHRGVMGVAPENTLRSFTQAEQAGMDAIELDLHLSKDGALAVMHDATVDRTTDGTGLIADMTLAELRRLDAGQGERVPVFEEVLDAVGSPLQAEIKDVAAARALAEVMVRRGLAGRVEVSSFHDEAVAGIAQLVPGVRTVLVASRWGGDVVERAKAVGAATLALNIRRLTLEVVEEAHAQNLRVIGWVVNTQDHLRLARALGLDGATTDHPEIRRAGRFTA is encoded by the coding sequence TTGACTTTTCAGACCATCGGTCATCGCGGGGTGATGGGTGTCGCACCGGAGAACACACTGCGGTCGTTCACGCAGGCGGAGCAGGCCGGTATGGACGCCATCGAGCTCGATCTGCACCTGAGCAAGGACGGCGCGCTCGCCGTCATGCACGACGCGACCGTGGACCGCACGACGGACGGCACCGGCCTGATCGCCGACATGACCCTGGCCGAACTCCGCCGGCTCGACGCGGGGCAGGGCGAGCGGGTGCCCGTCTTCGAGGAGGTGCTGGACGCGGTCGGCTCGCCCCTGCAGGCCGAGATCAAGGACGTGGCGGCGGCGCGGGCACTGGCCGAGGTGATGGTGCGGCGCGGGCTCGCCGGCCGGGTCGAGGTGTCCTCGTTCCACGACGAGGCGGTCGCCGGGATCGCGCAGCTGGTTCCCGGGGTGCGGACGGTCCTCGTCGCCAGCCGCTGGGGCGGTGATGTGGTGGAGCGGGCGAAGGCGGTGGGCGCCGCGACACTGGCCCTGAACATCCGCCGCCTCACGCTGGAGGTGGTCGAGGAGGCGCACGCGCAGAACCTGAGGGTGATCGGCTGGGTCGTGAACACGCAGGACCACCTGCGGCTGGCGCGGGCGCTCGGACTGGACGGCGCGACGACCGACCACCCGGAGATCCGTCGCGCCGGCCGCTTCACCGCCTGA
- a CDS encoding LVIVD repeat-containing protein, producing the protein MTSLHTTSVRRRRLGVAAAAAGLIATLLTAGPAAATPDPGDTAATRSGVSVSQQAEARAAIESGDIPGVDEIVHSDNIEHLTNVPKDALQGLNTDLAFQGKYAYAGNYDGFRIFDISNPKKPRTVAQVLCPGSQNDISVSGNLLFLSTDSSRSDNSCASTTQPATEKSSWEGMKVFDISDKRHPEYVAAVETACGSHTHTIVPERKNVYVYVSSYSPNVTFPDCQPPHDGISVIKVPRSAPEDARIVNFPVLFPDGGNPGAPTNPGVSKTTGCHDITVLPSKDLAAGACMGDGLLFSIEDPENPKIIDRVQDNVNFAFWHSATFNQKADKVVFTDELGGGGAATCNDEIGPHRGADGIYDITGRGDHRKLVFRSYFKIDRPQADTEVCVAHNGSIIPVKGKDLMVQAWYQGGVSVWDFTNSSKPVEIAYFERGPVSTDAVTTAGPWSAYYYNGYIYSNDIAKGFDVLKLDDRRTDPAKKVRLPELNVQTQPDYFGR; encoded by the coding sequence GTGACCTCGTTGCACACCACCAGCGTGCGGCGCAGACGTCTGGGTGTGGCGGCAGCCGCGGCCGGGCTCATCGCCACTCTGCTCACGGCCGGACCCGCGGCCGCGACGCCCGATCCCGGTGACACCGCCGCCACCCGCAGCGGTGTTTCCGTGAGCCAGCAGGCCGAAGCACGGGCCGCCATCGAGAGCGGCGACATACCCGGCGTGGACGAGATCGTCCACAGCGACAACATCGAGCACCTCACCAACGTCCCCAAGGACGCGCTGCAGGGACTCAACACGGACCTGGCCTTCCAGGGGAAGTACGCCTACGCAGGCAACTACGACGGCTTCCGCATCTTCGACATCAGCAACCCGAAGAAGCCGAGGACCGTCGCGCAGGTCCTGTGCCCCGGATCGCAGAACGACATCTCGGTCTCCGGCAACCTGCTCTTCCTGTCGACCGACTCCTCACGCAGCGACAACTCGTGTGCGAGCACGACGCAGCCCGCCACGGAGAAGTCCTCCTGGGAGGGCATGAAGGTCTTCGACATCAGCGACAAGCGTCACCCGGAGTACGTCGCCGCCGTCGAGACCGCGTGCGGGTCGCACACCCACACGATCGTTCCCGAGCGCAAGAACGTGTACGTGTACGTCTCCTCGTACTCGCCGAACGTGACGTTCCCTGACTGCCAGCCGCCGCACGACGGAATCTCCGTCATCAAGGTGCCGCGCAGCGCACCCGAGGACGCCCGGATCGTGAACTTCCCGGTGCTCTTCCCGGACGGCGGCAACCCGGGTGCGCCGACGAACCCCGGCGTCTCCAAGACCACCGGGTGCCACGACATCACCGTGCTGCCGTCGAAGGACCTGGCGGCCGGGGCGTGCATGGGCGACGGCCTGCTGTTCTCCATCGAGGACCCGGAGAACCCGAAGATCATCGACCGGGTGCAGGACAACGTCAACTTCGCCTTCTGGCACTCCGCGACCTTCAACCAGAAGGCCGACAAGGTCGTCTTCACCGATGAGCTCGGCGGCGGCGGCGCGGCCACCTGCAACGACGAGATCGGCCCCCACCGGGGTGCCGACGGCATCTACGACATCACCGGCCGGGGCGACCACCGCAAGCTGGTCTTCCGCAGCTACTTCAAGATCGACCGCCCGCAGGCCGACACCGAGGTGTGTGTCGCGCACAACGGCTCGATCATCCCGGTGAAGGGCAAGGACCTGATGGTCCAGGCCTGGTACCAGGGCGGTGTCTCGGTGTGGGACTTCACCAACTCCTCGAAGCCCGTGGAGATCGCGTACTTCGAGCGCGGTCCGGTCTCGACGGACGCGGTCACCACCGCCGGCCCGTGGTCGGCGTACTACTACAACGGCTACATCTACTCCAACGACATCGCCAAGGGCTTCGACGTCCTGAAGCTCGACGACCGGCGGACGGACCCGGCGAAGAAGGTACGGCTTCCGGAGCTCAACGTGCAGACGCAGCCGGACTACTTCGGCCGCTGA
- a CDS encoding phosphatase PAP2 family protein, translating to MHSPPHSPPPSSHTGRLLLGTGVVCASLSAVLTVLVTVRWSPLMSLDGTVAKTLHRAAVTEPGLVHVNRVLTDWVWDPWTMRALTAVVVVTLWCRGARPLAVWVAATSALATLLQQGLKAAVGRERPQWPDPVDSAHYAAFPSGHAMTAMVTCGLLLWLLRLYGTAPLLWWTALAVAVVSVVGVAVTRLYLGVHWLTDVLGGLLLGAAVAALSAAGYAARRAVGGERAPL from the coding sequence ATGCACTCCCCTCCACACTCCCCGCCGCCCTCCTCGCACACCGGAAGACTTCTGCTGGGCACGGGTGTCGTCTGCGCCTCTCTCTCCGCCGTCCTGACCGTTCTCGTCACCGTGCGATGGTCGCCGTTGATGTCGCTGGACGGCACGGTGGCGAAGACGCTGCACCGCGCGGCCGTCACCGAGCCGGGGCTGGTGCACGTCAACCGGGTGCTCACGGACTGGGTGTGGGATCCCTGGACGATGCGCGCCCTGACCGCTGTGGTGGTGGTCACCCTGTGGTGTCGCGGAGCGCGTCCCCTCGCCGTGTGGGTGGCGGCGACCAGCGCGCTCGCGACCCTGCTGCAGCAGGGGCTGAAGGCCGCGGTGGGACGGGAGCGCCCACAGTGGCCGGACCCCGTGGACTCGGCGCACTACGCCGCCTTCCCCTCGGGTCACGCCATGACGGCGATGGTGACCTGCGGGCTGCTTCTGTGGCTGCTGCGGCTGTACGGCACGGCACCGCTCCTGTGGTGGACGGCACTGGCGGTGGCCGTGGTCTCCGTCGTGGGCGTGGCCGTGACCCGTCTCTACCTGGGCGTGCACTGGCTGACCGATGTCCTGGGCGGGCTGCTGCTGGGTGCGGCCGTGGCCGCCCTCTCGGCTGCCGGGTACGCAGCCCGCCGGGCGGTGGGCGGCGAAAGGGCGCCGTTGTAG